GAATTTCTATATTCTCATTAATATATTTCTTTTGTGCTATATTTTCAATTAACTCTACTTTTATACTAGCTATTAAAAAATTGTCTTTTCTTTCAAATGTTATATCTTTGGATAAAACTTTACTATCTTCTTTTACATCTTTCATAGCCTCTTTTGTTATTATAACACTTAAGGACTCCTTTAATGAATCTATATTTTGTTTTACTGTTTCTTTTTTTACCTCTCTATATTCATGTTTAATTATATCAAATGGAATTATTGAATAAAAACTCTTATCTTCATCACCTATAAATTCTCTATAATGTTTAAATGGTATATCATCTTTTTTAATATGTATACTTTTTTCTCCAATTTTTATCTCTCTAGAAAAATATTTTTCTCCAGTTTCTTTTTCTACTTCTTTAACTATAGGTTCTTTTATAGTTTTATAATAATAAGTTCTTGCAAGTACTTCACCTTCTGAATGAACCAAAAGTATATTTTCATCTTCTTCATTTTTTATAACACCTGATATTAATGTCTGGCCTGATTTAACAATATCTCCTTTTTCAACTACGGCTTTGCCATTTTTAGCAATTACTTTTTCTATTACCCCTTTTTTAGAAGCAACTATATTGGTAGGTTTAGATTTATCCCACTTATGATCATGAGTATAATATTCTCTTTCTTTTAAATCTATAATTAGTTTAGTTCCTTTAAGTTTTAAATTTATATATGATATATCATCAAATTCTTTTAAAATCTCAATTTTTAATTCTTCATTATCTATTGTTGATTTTCTTACTCCAATTTTTACCCCTTCTCTATTTAAGTATTCTATTAATTGTTTTTCATCAAATTCTTCAGGTGAATATATGTCTATAGTCCAAACAAATGAAGTTAAAAAAAAGATTACACCTATCATTAAGATGAAACCTAAAGCCAACATCTTCCTTTTTCTTAACTTCGTAAATAAAAAAGGGAACCCTTCTCTAGATATTACTCCATATCTTGATCCGACTTTCAATATTATTGGTTTGAGCTGTTTAAAGCCTTTTAAACTAACCTTTGCTTCAAGGGTCGTATAGTCTAATCTCTCTATATCCCAAAGGTAAATATTATTTATAGTAGCTAAATTAATAAATCTTTCAAGTGTCAATCCCTCAATTCTTATAATAACATACCCTCTAATATAATTCCATAATCTTATGATTAACAAGATAGTCCCCCCTTTATATAAATTCTATATTTATTATTTTTCCTGATACTACCACTTCTTCTGATACAATATTTTTTATCACTAAATCCTTTCCTATTATTCTTATTATTCCTGATTTACTATTAATTCTAATCCTTTCTTTACTATATTCAACTATTCCCTTATGATTTTCTATGTATAATTGAATATTACCTATTAAAGTTATTTTAGGTAAATCAAGTACTATTTCCTTTGGTAATTCCAATACTTCAGCTATATTTGTTTTAATGTTATCTATTTTTTTAGTCATTAAAATATCCTCCTCTATAATTAAATTTATGCTTTTATTTTTATTACTATTACAAAAAAGAAGGTAACGCTTATAAGCGTTACCTTCTTTTTTCAAGTGCTTTAGGTTTTGATAATATTTCTGATAAAATTATACCTTCTACTAATTGTTTTTTATTAAATTTTAAACTAATATCTTCAGAACCTATTTCTTCATTTCTAATGTTATCTATTTTCACAGATATTTTTTGATTTCTATCAGAAATTATCTTCTCTTCATCTCTCTTATTTCTTATATTCTTCATTTTAGTTAGATATTTTTCTCTATCAGCATAATTTTTTCGTCTTGATTTTAACTCTTTTATCTTTTCTTCTTCATTAATATTTCTCTCTTCATCGATATAATTTTCTTGTTTTTGATTTAAATTCCTTTTAGTTATTCTTCTTTCTTCTATACTTTTTTGTCTTCTATTAATCTGTTCGTTATATTTAGGTACTTTATGTACCACTTGTTTTTCAGATACATTTTTATTATCATTATACATTTTTTTAGGTTTCTTTTTTTCATTTTTTTTCTTATCATTTGCACTTTTGAATAATGCTGGACCTAATATAATCAATAATGGAAATATTAAGTCTAAAAAATCCATATAATCACCTAATTTCTTTTATTGCTATTATTGTTATCATCTTTGTTTATATCTGAAATTGATTCTCTCATATTTGTGTCAGACATTATATTTTTCATATTATAATAATCCATAGCTCCCATATTTCCACTTCTTAATGCTTCTGCTAATGCCTTTGGAACTTCTGCTTCTGCTTCTACAACTTTTGCTCTTTGGAATTGTACTTCTGCTTTCATTTCTTGCTCTTTTGCAACTGCCATTGCTCTTCTTTCTTCTGCTTTAGCTTGTGCTATTCTCTTATCAGCTTCTGCTTGATCAGTTTGAAGAGTAGCACCTATATTTCTTCCTACATCAACATCTGCAATATCAATAGATAATATTTCAAAAGCTGTTCCTGAGTCAAGTCCTTTATCTAATACATTTTCTGATATACCATCTGGATTTTCAAGTACTGCTTTATGTGTCTCAGCACTACCTACTGTTGTTACAATTCCTTCGCCAACTCTAGCAATTATTGTTTCTTCTCCAGCTCCACCTACAAGTCTTTCTATATTTGCTCTAACAGTTACTCTAGCCTTTGCCATTACCTCTATACCATCTTTAGCTACAGCTGCAACATTTGGAGTTTCAATCACCTTAGGATTTACACTAACTTGAACAGCTTCTAATACATTTCTTCCTGCAAGATCTATTGCTGTTGCTCTTTCAAATGGTAGTTCTATATTTGCCCTTTGAGCTGCAATTAAAGCATCTACTACAGTGTTTACATTTCCTCCTGCAAGATAATGTGCTTCCAACTTATCTACATCAATATTAATTCCAGCTTTTGTTGCTTTTATCATTGGTCTAACAATTCTTGATGGTATAACCTTTCTAAGTCTCATTCCAACAAGAGTAAATAATCCAATTTTAACCCCTGAAAAATATGCAGTTATCCATAAACCTACTGGTATAAAACTTAATAATAATGTTAAGAAAATTAATACTGCTACTCCAATTATAATTATTGGTATTAAACCTTCCATTAAAATTCCTCCTATAAATTATATTTTTCTTACAACTATTTTTGAACCTTCAATTTTTACTATTTTAATCTTTTCCCCCTTTTTGATAAATTGTCCTTCTGTTACTGCATCTAACCTCTTATCTTCTACCATAACAGTTCCTGAAGGTCTAAGTGTAGTAATAGCTACTCCTTCTCTATCTAAATATCTAATATTGTTTACTGTACTAGAATATCCAGAATCTCCTTCGTGTTTGGTATTTAATACTATTTTATCAAAATATGGGCTCTTCTGTCCATATTTTAAAAATAAATATGCTACTAATATACTTAATATAAATGCTATCACTATTGAATATATAGCTATTTGAACATCTGGTGATGCTAAAATTATAGATACTACAATACTTAAAATACCACCAATGCCTGGAATTCCAAAGCCTGGAACTATAGCCTCAATTACAAGTAATATTATACCTGCAATAAATAATAACATAGCAGTCCAACCCGTATTCCCTACTATAAAATTACTTCCAAAATATAGTGCAAAGGAAATAATTGCTACTGTCGCTCCACCACCAAATCCCATGGTAAATATTTCAACAACTATTGCTATAAATCCAATTATAAGGAGTAAACTAAGAACATAAGGATTTACAATAAATTTTGCAATCTTTGTTACAAAGTCTATTTCAGATACGATTATTTCATCATAATCTATGTCTAATTCTTCTAATATTTCATTATAGTTATTTGCAAGTAAATCTGCAAGTGCCAATTCTTTAGCTCTTCTAAAATTTAAGTTAAGAAGTCTTCCTTTATCAATTACACCATCAATTTTTATGCTTTTGTCAGCCATAGAAGCTACAAGTTCAGGGTCTCTATCTTTTGATACAGCAGTAGCTCTAAGTTCTTCAACCCAATATGAAAGTGTTTTTTCAGTATTAGGTATAGGTTCTGCAGATCCTATTGTTGATCCACTTGACATAACTATTGTATCACTAGATATTGTTAATAATACTCCTGCGGACTCTGCTTTTGTATTTACATATGAAATAGTAGGTACATCTAATCTCACTATAAGATTTTTAATTTTCTCTGCTTGATCTATGTATCCTCCATATGTATCTATTTCAAATATAATAGCTTGCGGATCTGATTTTAAAGCGTTATTTAATTCTCTTTGAACAAATTGATATGTAGAGTTATCTATGTCTCCTTTAATAGGTATTACATATACATCTTTTCCAGTATCAGCAAACACCAAAGTTGTACTAGAAATTATGAGTAATATTGTGAAGA
The DNA window shown above is from Senegalia massiliensis and carries:
- the yqfD gene encoding sporulation protein YqfD; amino-acid sequence: MLIIRLWNYIRGYVIIRIEGLTLERFINLATINNIYLWDIERLDYTTLEAKVSLKGFKQLKPIILKVGSRYGVISREGFPFLFTKLRKRKMLALGFILMIGVIFFLTSFVWTIDIYSPEEFDEKQLIEYLNREGVKIGVRKSTIDNEELKIEILKEFDDISYINLKLKGTKLIIDLKEREYYTHDHKWDKSKPTNIVASKKGVIEKVIAKNGKAVVEKGDIVKSGQTLISGVIKNEEDENILLVHSEGEVLARTYYYKTIKEPIVKEVEKETGEKYFSREIKIGEKSIHIKKDDIPFKHYREFIGDEDKSFYSIIPFDIIKHEYREVKKETVKQNIDSLKESLSVIITKEAMKDVKEDSKVLSKDITFERKDNFLIASIKVELIENIAQKKYINENIEIQNDDSEENKEE
- the yqfC gene encoding sporulation protein YqfC, with the protein product MTKKIDNIKTNIAEVLELPKEIVLDLPKITLIGNIQLYIENHKGIVEYSKERIRINSKSGIIRIIGKDLVIKNIVSEEVVVSGKIINIEFI
- the floA gene encoding flotillin-like protein FloA (flotillin-like protein involved in membrane lipid rafts) encodes the protein MEGLIPIIIIGVAVLIFLTLLLSFIPVGLWITAYFSGVKIGLFTLVGMRLRKVIPSRIVRPMIKATKAGINIDVDKLEAHYLAGGNVNTVVDALIAAQRANIELPFERATAIDLAGRNVLEAVQVSVNPKVIETPNVAAVAKDGIEVMAKARVTVRANIERLVGGAGEETIIARVGEGIVTTVGSAETHKAVLENPDGISENVLDKGLDSGTAFEILSIDIADVDVGRNIGATLQTDQAEADKRIAQAKAEERRAMAVAKEQEMKAEVQFQRAKVVEAEAEVPKALAEALRSGNMGAMDYYNMKNIMSDTNMRESISDINKDDNNNSNKRN
- a CDS encoding NfeD family protein; protein product: MNKKILLIIFTILLIISSTTLVFADTGKDVYVIPIKGDIDNSTYQFVQRELNNALKSDPQAIIFEIDTYGGYIDQAEKIKNLIVRLDVPTISYVNTKAESAGVLLTISSDTIVMSSGSTIGSAEPIPNTEKTLSYWVEELRATAVSKDRDPELVASMADKSIKIDGVIDKGRLLNLNFRRAKELALADLLANNYNEILEELDIDYDEIIVSEIDFVTKIAKFIVNPYVLSLLLIIGFIAIVVEIFTMGFGGGATVAIISFALYFGSNFIVGNTGWTAMLLFIAGIILLVIEAIVPGFGIPGIGGILSIVVSIILASPDVQIAIYSIVIAFILSILVAYLFLKYGQKSPYFDKIVLNTKHEGDSGYSSTVNNIRYLDREGVAITTLRPSGTVMVEDKRLDAVTEGQFIKKGEKIKIVKIEGSKIVVRKI